The following nucleotide sequence is from Thermodesulfobacteriota bacterium.
GCGGTTCGAGCCGCGAGCACGCCCCCATCGCCCTCAAGGCGGCCCGGGTCTCCTGCGTCATCGCCCCGAGCTTCGCCCGCATCTTCTACCGCAACGCCTTCAACATGGGGTTTCCCATCTTCGAGAGCCCGGAGGGAGCCGAAGGGATCCGCGAGGGCGACGAGGTGGAGGTGGACGCGGACGCCGGCGTGATCCGCAACCTGACCCGGGGCACCGAGTTCCGGGCCGCGCCCATCCCCCCCTTCATGCAGGAGCTCATCGCCGACGGCGGCCTCATGGCCCACATCGGGAAGAAGGCGCGGAAGTAGTGACGAGTGACCCGTGACGCGTGACGTGCGAGGCAGCCCCCCGTCACCTGTCACCCGTCACCCGTCACTGCCCCTCTCGCTCTTCGCCGTCTCCCCCCCCGGGTTCGAGGACCTGGTAGAGGCCGAGCTGGCGGCCCTGGGGCTGCGGGGGGAGCGGGGCGACGGGGGCGTGGCGTTTTCCGGCACCTGGCGGGACGCCTGGCGGGCCAACCTCTGGAGCCGGGTGGCGAGCCGGGTGCTGGTGCGGGTGGGCGCCTTCGAGGCCCGGGGGTTCCGGGAGCTGGAGCGGGCCCTGGGCAACGTCCCCTGGGGGGAGTGGCTGCCCCCCGGGTGCGCCGTGGACGTGCGGGCCGCCTCCCACCGCTCGCGCCTCTGGCACACGGGCAAGGTCGCCGAGGTGGTGATGGCCGCCCTTGGGGCCTCGGTGGGGGCGCGGCCGGAGAAGGGAGAAAGCGCCCTGCGCCTCATGGTGCGGGCCGTGGACCGGGCCGTCACCGTGAGCCTCGACACCTCCGGGGAGCACCTCCACCGCCGGGGCTACCGGCCCCGGGGGGGGCGGGCGCCGATCCGGGAGAACCTGGCCGCGGGCCTCCTCGTGCGGGCCGGATGGAGCGGGGGCGAGCCCTTCCTCGATCCCCTCTGCGGCTCCGGCACCCTGGCCGTGGAGGCCGCCCTCCTGGGGCTGGGGGCGGCGCCGGGCCTGCGGCGGGGCTTTGCCTTCGAGAGCTTCCCGAGCTTCGACCCGAGTGCATGGGACGGGGTTCGGGACGAAGCGCGGGAGGTGGCGCGCGAGCGCCCCCCCGCCCCGGTGTTCGCCTCGGACCGCGACGCCGGGCAGGTGCAGCTCCTCGCGGCGGCAGCCCGGGCTGCGGGCGTGGCGGATCACCTCCAGGTGGCCGTGGCCGACGTGGGGGAGCTCGCGCCGCCCGACACCGGCCGCTTCCCGGGGGGGCTCGTCGCGGCAAACCCGCCCTACGGCCATCGCCTGGGGGGCCGGGAGGCCGCCTGCGCCGCCCTGGGCAGGGCGCTTCGGGGCCCCTTCCGGGCGTGGCGCTGGGCCCTGGTGCTGTCGTCGCCGGGGGCGGAGAGGGCGCTGGGTTTGAGGCCCGAGGCCGTCTACTCCTTCCGCAGCGGCGGGCTGCCCGTGCGGTGGGGGGTGGGAAGGGGCGCGGGGACCGGTTCAAGGGAGGGGCCGACCGCATGACGGGTCAAGCTGCGAAGATCGCCGTAGTCCTGCTCAACATGGGCGGACCGGACTCCCTGGACGCCGTGCGGCCGTTCCTGCACAATCTCTTCTCGGATCCCGAGATCCTGTCGTTGCCGGGCTTCGTGCGCCGCCCCCTGGCCTGGTGGATCGCTCGTCGCCGCGCTCCCCACTCGGCCGAGAACTATCGGGCCATCGGCGGCAAGAGCCCCCTGGGGGAGATCACCCGGGCCCAGGCAAGGGCCCTGGAGGCCGAGCTCGGCCCCGGCTACGCGGTCACCGTGGCCATGCGCTACTGGCACCCCCGGGCTGCGGAGGCGGCCCGCAGCCTGCGGGAGTCGGGGGCTGGGGCGATCGTCGCGCTGCCCCTCTACCCCCAGTTCAGCCGGGCCACCTCCGGGTCGAGCCTGGCGGACCTGGACCGGGCCCTGGCCGACGCGGGGCTCGGCGCCCTGCCCCGGGAGGTGATCCGCTCCTGGGAGGCCTACCCCCCCTACGCCTCCGCCCTGGCCGAGTGCGTAAAGGAGGGCCTGGAGGAGCTGGAGGGGGCCACGGTGCTCTTCAGCGCCCACGGCCTGCCCGTGAAGCTCATCGAGGGGGGCGACCCCTACCTCGGGCACGTGCAGGCCACGGTGGCCGCCGTGATGACGCACCTGCCCGGCGTGCCCCACCGGCTGGCCTTCCAGAGCCGCACGGGGCCGGTGCGCTGGCTCGAGCCCTCGGTGGCCGATGAGCTCGCGGCCCTGGCGGGGCAGGGGGTGAAGCGGGTGGTGGTGGTCCCGGTGAGCTTTGTCTCGGACCACATCGAGACCCTGCACGAGATC
It contains:
- a CDS encoding class I SAM-dependent RNA methyltransferase, whose protein sequence is MTRDVRGSPPSPVTRHPSLPLSLFAVSPPGFEDLVEAELAALGLRGERGDGGVAFSGTWRDAWRANLWSRVASRVLVRVGAFEARGFRELERALGNVPWGEWLPPGCAVDVRAASHRSRLWHTGKVAEVVMAALGASVGARPEKGESALRLMVRAVDRAVTVSLDTSGEHLHRRGYRPRGGRAPIRENLAAGLLVRAGWSGGEPFLDPLCGSGTLAVEAALLGLGAAPGLRRGFAFESFPSFDPSAWDGVRDEAREVARERPPAPVFASDRDAGQVQLLAAAARAAGVADHLQVAVADVGELAPPDTGRFPGGLVAANPPYGHRLGGREAACAALGRALRGPFRAWRWALVLSSPGAERALGLRPEAVYSFRSGGLPVRWGVGRGAGTGSREGPTA
- a CDS encoding 3-isopropylmalate dehydratase small subunit, which gives rise to MKFRGKAWTFGADVDTDAIIPARYLNTSDPEELARHCMEDADPDFVRKMSPGDVIVAGKNFGCGSSREHAPIALKAARVSCVIAPSFARIFYRNAFNMGFPIFESPEGAEGIREGDEVEVDADAGVIRNLTRGTEFRAAPIPPFMQELIADGGLMAHIGKKARK
- the hemH gene encoding ferrochelatase, which translates into the protein MTGQAAKIAVVLLNMGGPDSLDAVRPFLHNLFSDPEILSLPGFVRRPLAWWIARRRAPHSAENYRAIGGKSPLGEITRAQARALEAELGPGYAVTVAMRYWHPRAAEAARSLRESGAGAIVALPLYPQFSRATSGSSLADLDRALADAGLGALPREVIRSWEAYPPYASALAECVKEGLEELEGATVLFSAHGLPVKLIEGGDPYLGHVQATVAAVMTHLPGVPHRLAFQSRTGPVRWLEPSVADELAALAGQGVKRVVVVPVSFVSDHIETLHEIDVEYGALARSLGFEAFRRSPSLNTRPSFVRALAQLVRERSAALHPTPDPAAGP